Genomic segment of Maricaulis maris:
AAGCTCTATCGTCCCTCCATCCCGCTGTGGGGGCATTTGCAGATTTACCTGACCGGCACCAATGCCAGCTTCATCGTGATGATTGCCTTGATCCCGTCGCTGTTGCTCGGCCCGGATTACTTCTCGCTGGCGATGATCCTCGCCATGCTCGTCTACTTCATTCTGACCGGTATCCTGCTGCGCCGGTTTTATGCGCAATCTGCGGGCGGCACCGCCTGGCGGATGGTCGGACTCGTCGCCATGCTTCCGGTCACCCTGCTGCTGTCCTTCGCCGGCACGACCCTGACGATCGACCGGGTGCTGGAGACCGAGTTCGGGCTCGACCTGATTAGCCTCTGGTCGCCGGACCTGTTATCCCCTGACACCACACAATAAACCCACCCCAGAAAAAGACCGGGAGCCTCCCCATGAAATCACGTGAAGTCCATCTCAACGCCTATCTCAAGGGCACGCCGGACCCGAAATACTATGACGTCGTCGAGACCGAAGTCCCGGCCCCGGGCGCCGGCGAAGTCCTGGTCCGCAACCTCTTCATCTCGGTCGACCCCTATATGCGCGGCCGGATGAGCGGGATCCGCACCTATATCGGTCCGTTCGAACTCGGCAAGGTGATGGATGGCGGCGCTGTCGGCGAAGTCATCGAGAGCAATTTCGACGGTCTCAAGCCGGGTGACCATGTCAGCTCCATGCATGGCTGGCGTGAGGCCTATGTCGCCCCGGGCGAGGGCCTGACCAAGATCGACACCTCGATCCTGCCGCCGCAGGCCTTTCTCGGCATTGCCGGCATGCCGGGCCTGACCGCCTATGTGGGCATCAAGCGGATGATCAACCTCCAGCCCGGCGAGACGCTGTGGATGTCCGGCGGCGCCGGCGCGGTCGGCACGTCCGGCATCCAGTTCGCCAAGGCGATGGGCGCGACCGTTATCGCCACGGCTGGCGGCGCCGAGAAATGCGCCTTCGTGAAATCACTCGGTGCCGACCATGTCGTCGACTACAAGGCGACCGACAACCTCACCGCCGCGATCGCCGAAGTCGCCCCGAACGGGGTCGATGGCTATTTCGAGAATGTTGGCGGCACGCACTTCACAGCGGCGCTGAACTCGCTGCGCCCGAAAGGCCGCATGGCCGCCTGCGGCATGATCCAGCGTTACAACGACACCGCACCGGCAACCCTGCCCGACAATCTCACCCAGATCGTCGGCAAGTCGCTGACCATTCGCGGCTTCATCGTCTCGGACCATGCCGACATGTTCGGTGACTTCGTGAAGGATCTCGGCGCCTGGATGGCCGCCGGCAAGATCAAGCCGGCTGAAACGATCATGGAGGGGATCGAGAACGCGCCGGCCGCCTTCTCCGGCCTCTTCACCGGCCAGAATACCGGCAAGATGCTGGTCAGGATCTAGCATTGCCCCTACGCCTCGGGACCTGACCCTTCGGGGGTCGGGTCCCTGCGCCGGCCCGATACGGCGCCAAACAGACGACACCGCCAGCCACACTCAAGCCCTATCTCCGGGTCAGTCGACCCAGCGTCCAGCCACCGGCTATCGCTGCCAGAACCGGTGACCAGGTCTCCCCTGCACCTGCGAGATGGGCGAGCAGATACACCCCCAAACCTGCTGCAAGTGCGAACGGGAGCATGCGAATCGGACGATTCGCGGATGGCGCGTTAGGAGTTGGTTCACCGTGATACATGGCTTGCAGGGTACGCAATTCGGGGGCCGAACTGTGAAAAACCTCGCTCTGACAGTGAAATTGCAGCGATTTGGGCCGGATTCGCCTGTTGCAGCTTGCAATCGCAGGCAGTTCTTGGCCTTGATGGACCGTCAACGAACACGCGGCACCCGGACGGCTACGATGACCGTGCTTGCCGGACCGCGACAACTGGGGGGAACCCTATGAACAAGTCTGATCTCGCCAAAGCCGTTTCCGAAAAGACCGGCCTGTCCCGCGCTCAAGCGGGCGAAGCAGTCGATTCCGCCATCGAAGCCATCGTCGGCTCGGTGAAGGCAAATGACAGCGTCCAGATCGCTGGCTTCGGCACCTTCTATGCCAAGCACCGCGAAGCACGCGAAGTGCGCAATCCGCGCACCGGCGAAACGATGATGTCCAAGGCTCGCACCGCGGCGGCTTTCCGTCCGGCTGCTGCCCTCAAGGACATCTAATCAGTCCAACGGGTTCTGATTACGCGAAACGCCGTCCGGATCACTCCGGACGGCGTTTTTCATGGCCGGTACCCAAGACCCGGTGTCAGGCGGCGTTGGCGGCCGAACTGTTTTTGCGGATACGCTTGAGCGACTCGGCGATGCGGAAAGCCATGTCGAGCGCCTGGTCGGCATTGAGACGCGGGTCGCACTGGGTGTGATAGCGGTCGGCCAGGTCAGCTTCGGTGACCGGCTTGGCGCCACCGGTACATTCGGTGACATCATGGCCCGTCATCTCGAAATGAACCCCGCCGGGATAGGCCCCCTCGGCGTAGAGCACATCCATGAAGCCCTCGAGCTCGGACAGGATGCGATCGAAGTTACGGGTCTTGTAACCATTGCCGGTCTTGACCGTATTGCCGTGCATCGGATCTGACGACCAGACCACGTTGCGGCCAGCCTTGGTCACCGCACTGGCGAGCGCCGGCAGGTTCTTCACGACATTGTCCGCCCCCATCCGCACGATCAGGACAAGACGGCCCGCCTCGTTCTCGGGATTGAGCGCGTCGATCAATGACAGGAGCTCATCCGGCTGCATGGTCGGACCGCATTTGACCCCGACCGGGTTGGAGATGCCCCGCGCATACTCGACATGGGCGCCGTCCAGCTGACGCGTGCGCTCGCCGGTCCAGATCATGTGGGCCGAGGTCGCGTACCACTGACCGGTATTGGGGTCACGGCGGGTCAGCGCTTCCTCGAACGGCAGGTGCAGGGCTTCGTGACTGGTGAAGAAGTCGACAGCTTCCAGCGACGGTGCGCTGTCACGGCCGATGCCGCATGCCTTCATGAAGGCCAGGGCCTCGGAGATGCGCGTCGCGGTCTCGGCGTAGCGCTCGGCCGCCGGGCTGCCGCTGACGAAGTCCTGGGTCCACTGGTGGACGTTGTGCAGGTCGGCATAGCCGCCCGAGGCGAAAGCCCGCAACAGGTTCAGCGTCGAGGCCGACTGGTCATAGGAGCGGATCAGGCGCTGCGGGTCCGGCTCGCGGGCCTCCGCCGTGAATTCGGGACCGTTCACGCTGTCGCCGCGATAGCTGGGCAAGGTCACCCCATCAATCGTCTCGGTGTCCGACGAGCGCGGCTTGGCAAACTGTCCGGCGATCCGGCCGACCTTCACGATCGGCTTGGAGGCGGCAAAGGTCATCACGACGGCCATCTGCAGCAGAACCCGGAAGGTGTCGCGCACGCCCTCTGTGGAGAAGTCCTTGAAGCTCTCTGCGCAATCGCCGCCCTGAAGCAGGAAGGCCTTGCCGGCCGATACATCACCCAGCTGGCGATGCAGACGGCGGGCTTCGCCGGCAAATACCAGCGCCGGCCGTGCCGAAAGCTCGTTGAGCACCGCATCCAGTTTGGCGGCGTCCTTGTAGGTCGGCATCTGGCTGACGGGTTTATCGCGCCAGGATTGGGGGGACCAGGTCATGTTACTCGGCTGCTTTCAACTCCGGTGGTGTCCACTTTTCCTTCATGGTCACCAACTCTTCCGCACTGGTCGGATGCACGGCACAGGCCGCATCATACTGATCCTTGGTCAGGCCCGCCTTCACGGCGATCCCGGCCAGCTGGATCATTTCAGGCGCATCCGGCCCGACAATATGGACGCCCAGTACCCGCTCTGTCTCCCCGTCGACGACGAGTTTCATCAGCATACGGGACGCGTCCGATGTGAGGGATAGTTTCATAGGCCGGAACGAGGTCTTGTAAACATCAACCTGTGCATATTTTTTGCGCGCATCGGCCTCGGAGAGACCAACAGAGCCAACAGGCGGCTGTGTAAAGACGGCTGACGCAATGTCTTCGTGGTCATAGGCGGTCGGCGTCCCACCAAACACGGTCGCGGCAAAGGCCGCCCCCTCGCGGATCGCCACCGGTGTCAGATTGACCCGGTTGGTGACATCGCCGACGGCGTAAATGTTCGCAGCCGAGGTCTTCGAGAAGGCATCGACCTTGACCGCCCCACTCGGGTCCAGTGCCACGCCGGCCTTGTCGACACCCAGATCGACCACGTGCGGATTGCGACCGATCGCATACATCACGACGTCGGTATCGATATGATGGCCATTGTCGAGATGGACCCGCTTGCGGCCATTCTCCAGCGCCTCGATCTTGGAGAATACCGTGTGCGTGATCACCCGCGCGCCCGAGCGCACCAGCTCTTCATGGACATGACTGCGCACATCATCGTCAAAGCCGCGCAGGACCGTGTCGCCGCGATAGACCTGGCAGACCTCGGAGCCCATACCGGCGAAGATCTGCGCGAACTCGCAGGCGATATAGCCCCCGCCGGCAATCACGACATGCTTCGGCTGGGCCTCGAGATGGAAGGCCTCATTGGAGGTGATGCCCAGCTCGGCCCCCTCGATCTCGGGAATGTAGGGCGTGCCACCGACCGCGATCAGGATCTTGTCGGCGGTCACCGTCGTGCCGGACTTCACGAGGCGAATGGTGTGCGCGTCCTCGAACACGGCCCGGTCCTCGATCACCTCGACTCCGGAATTGTTGAGATTGCGACTGTAGATGCCGGACAGGCGATCAATCTCGGCATCCTTGGCGGCAATCAGCTTTTCCCAGCTGAACGCGGTCTCGCCGACGCTCCAGCCATAGCTCTCGGCCAGCTTGAAGGCCTTGGCGAACTCGCTCGCATAGACCAGCAGCTTCTTGGGCACGCAGCCGCGAATGACGCAGGTCCCGCCAACCCGATACTCCTCGGCAACAGCCACCTTGCCGGCGCCATGCTGTTTGGCCATCCGGGCCGCGCGGACACCGCCGGAACCGGCGCCGATGACGAAGAGGTCGTAGTCGTACTGGGTCATGAACTTCCCTTGTGGTGCGTGTCGGAGCCTAAAGCTCCATCACCCGGGCTTCACCGTCTTCACCAACGATGACCACACGGGCGAGATTGATGAACAGGCCGTGTTCGACCACGCCCGGAATCGCTTTCAGGACCTGGTCGACCGCCCGGGCATCCGGGATGGCCTGGCAGGCGCAATCGAGAATGTAGTGCCCGCCATCGGTGATCAAAGGCTCGAGCCCGTCACCCTTGCGGCGAAGCTGGACATCCGGTGACGCCACACCGGCCTTGCGCAGGGCCTCATAGACCTGGCTGGCGGTCAGTGAAAAGCCGAAGCGGTCCACTTCCACCGGCAGGGGAAACTTGCCAAGCGTCGAGACCAGCTTGGTCTCGTCGACCATCACAATCATCAGGTCGGAGGCGTGCGCGATGATCTTTTCGCGCAGCAGGCAGGCCCCGCCGCCCTTGATCAGCTGGAAGCGACCATCGACCTCATCGGCGCCGTCGATCGTGATGGCGATATGGTCGACATGATCAACATCGATCAGCGGCACGCCATGCTCGGCCGCGACCTCGGCGGTGCGCTGCGAGGTCGGCACGCCACGCACCTCGAGGCCGTCGCGGACCTTTTCGCCCAACAGGCGCAAAAAGATCTCGGCCGTGGACCCAGACCCCAGCCCGAGCGTCATTCCGCTCTCGACATAGTCGAGCGCGGCTGCCGCTGCGAGTGTCTTCTGGCGCTCGGCGCTCATCCCTCGACGCCACCCAGCAGCACGTATTTGAGCTCGGTGAACTCCTCGACGCCCCACTTGCCGCCTTCGCGACCAATGCCGCTTTCCTTGACGCCGCCGAACGGTGTCGAGGCCGCACCGACCATCGGCGCATTGATGCCGATCATGCCGTACTCGATACCCTCGCTCAGGCGGTGAACCCGCCCGACATCATTGGTGTAGATATAGGCCGCGAGACCATAGGGCGTGTCATTGGCCAGCTTGATGATGTCGGCCTCGCTTTCGGCGCGATAGACCGAACACACCGGCCCGAAGATCTCGGAACAGGAGACGTCCAGCGACGGGTCGGCGCCATCGATCAGGGTCGGCGCATAGAAGGAGCCACCCAGCTCGTCGGCCAGCGACTTGCCGCCGGTGACGATCCGCGCGCCCTGTTCACGTGCCTGGCTGACCAGCTTGTCAACGCGGCTCACCGCCGTCATGTGAATCAGCGGACCGACATCGGTATCGCTGGCGAAACCATCCCCGGCCTTGAGTTTGGAGATCCGGGCCTCCAGCGCCGCGACCAGCTTGTCGGCAATGGCCGGCTGGGCGATGATCCGGTTGGCGGAGACGCAAGTCTGGCCGGAGACGCGGAATTTCGACGCGATCACACCGTCAGCCGCCTTCTCGATATCGGCATCATCCATGACGATGAAGGGGGCATTGCCGCCGAGCTCGAGGGCCACGCGCTTCACGGTCGAGGCCGCCTGCTTCATCAGCAGCTTGCCGACCGCAGTCGACCCGGTGAACCCGACCATGCGGACATCACTGGAACTGGTCAGAACGCCACCGATGGCCGGCGCGTCACCGCACACCACATTGAAGACGCCGTCCGGGATGCCGGCGCGTCTCGCCAACTCGGCCAGGGCCAGGGCAGAGAGCGGGGTCTCCGGGGCCGGCTTGATGACCATGGTGCAGCCCGCCGCCAAGGCCGGTGCACACTTGCGAGTAATCATCGCATTGGGGAAATTCCACGGCGTGATGCAGCCGACGACACCGATCGGCTGACGGATGGTCCAGCCGCGCGAACCCGGGAAGGGCGTCGACAGGGTTTCGCCATGGACCCGCTTGCCCTCTTCCGCCGACCATTCGATGAAGGAGGCGCCGTAGATGACCTCACCCTGGGCTTCCTTGTTCACCTTGCCCATTTCGAGCGTGATCAGGGTCGCCAGATCCTTCGCGTTCTCGTGGATCAGCTTGTACCAGTTCATCAGCAGGCGGGCGCGCTCGAAAGGCGAGACCTTCTTCCAGCTTTCGAAGGCCCGGGTCGCTGCAGCGACAGCCTTGCGGGCGCCTGCTTCACCGACATCGCCGACGGTTGCGATGACCGCGTTATTGGCCGGGTTCAGAACCTCAACACCGCCCTCACCGCTGACCCACTGGCCATCAATGAAGCTGTCCGTCCGAAACAGGCTCTTGTCATCAAGACGATCCGTCACACTCATGTCTGGCTGTCCTTCCTGGCCTTGCGGGCAGTCTTGGCAGCCGTGAAACGGGCCGCCCAGCCCGGCTTGTGGGTTTGCGTTGTCCGCGCGAGCGCAAGCGCGTCAGCGGGCACATCCTCGGTCACGATGGTCCCGGTCGCCGTGAAGGCACCGGCACCGACCGTGACCGGCGCGACAAGACATGTGTTCGAGCCGATGAAGGCATTCTCGCCGATCACCGTGCGATGCTTGTCAAATCCGTCGTAATTGCAGGTGATGGTACCGGCCCCGATATTCGCGTTCGCGCCAATGGATGCATCGCCGATATAGGTAAGGTGGGAGACTTTTGCGCCCTCTGCGAGCTGCGATTTCTTGATTTCGACGAAATTACCCACCTTCGAGCGTTCGCCGAGCTCGGCACCGGGCCGAAGGCGCGCGAACGGGCCGACACTGGCGCCGCGCTTCAAGACCGCGCCCTCGATATGGCAGTGGGCATGAACCACCACATCTTCCTCGATCACCACGCCGGGACCAAACACCACATTGGGCTCGATCACCACATCGCGCTCGATCTGCGTGTCATGGGCGAAGAAAACGGTCTCCGGGGCCACCAGCGTCACGCCGCCAGCCATCATCCGGGTCCGCATACGGGTCTGGAAGGCAGCCTCGGCAGCCGCCAGATCGGCGCGGGAATTGACCCCCAGAACCTCGTCGGCATCGGCGATGACAACGGCGGCCCGAAGGCCCCGGTCGCGGGCGAGACCGACGACATCGGTCAGATAATATTCGCCATTTGCATTATCATTGCGGACCTCGCCCAGAAGTTCGAACAGGAGCGCCGCCGGCGCCGCAAGCACGCCGGAATTCACAAGGCCGACCGCGCGCTCGGCATCATTGGCATCCTTGAACTCCACAATCCGGTCGAGATCGCCATCGGCATTGGTAATCAACCGGCCATAGGCCGCCGGATCCGCCGGTTCGAAACCCAGGACGGCAACCGATGCGCCACCCTCCAATGCCGCGAAGACACGGGCCACGGTCTCTGACGAAATGAGGGGTGTGTCGGCATAAAGGACGATGGCATCGCCGGAGAGGTCTGCCAGCGCCGCCCGGGCGGCAAGAACCGCGTGCCCCGTCCCCTTGGGCGGATCCTGCAGGGCCGTCTTCGTCCCCAGCGCCTCGGCGGCATCCTTCACCGCCGGCGAGTGTGCGCCGTAGACCGTGACAATATCCGAGGCCGCGCAATCACCGGCCAGGGCGACGGCCCAGTCCAGCATGGGGCGCCCTGCGACCTTGTGCAGGACCTTGACCGTTTTCGACTTCATTCGCGTGCCTTGACCGGCAGCGAGGATGATGGCGGCGCGGGATCGGGACATGCCGGCTTCCTTGTTCCGTAATTTCGACGGTTTCAACCTGCCACGCGCTATAGCCTATCGCTCCGGTGCGCGTAACCTAGCTTCTCCCGTTTTGCCCACCCAAAGGCCTGAATTCATGCTCGATCCCCGTGACGTTGCCCTGTTTGCCGATGCTGCGATCGCCTTCGACCTCGATGGCACGCTGGTCGACACGGCGCCGGACCTGCTGCGCGCGCTCAATGCGGTGATCCAGCCGCGCGGGCTCGAGGCCGTGGAGTTGCACGCTGTCAGGGCCATGGTCGGGCGCGGCGCGCGCGCCCTGCTCGAGCGTGCGCACGCCGCCCAGTCACGAACACTGGCCGACCCGGACGACGCGGTCGCGGAATTCATCGAAATCTACCGGTCCGACGTGGCCGCCCACAGCCGCCCCTTCGATGGCGTCGAGGAAACACTGGCCTGGCTCAAGGCGCAGGGAAGCCGGCTATCGGTCTGCACCAACAAGCCTTCTGTCCTCTCGGACATGCTGATCGGGGAATTGGGGCTGTCGGGCTATTTCGACCGCATTATCGGTCCGGAACGAACCACCGCGAAAAAACCGGCGGCGGACCATCTCTTCGATGCCCTGGGAAGCGGCTATGGCCGGGCCGCCCTAGTCGGGGATAGCGAGCCGGATGTCGCATCGGCCGCAGCCGCCGGACTACCGAGCATCGTGATGAGCTATGGCTACAGTGAAAGACCGGCCGACTCCTTGGGAGCCGGCCGGGTCATTCATTCATTCAGCGATGTTCCGCTGGCGCTCGCCGGGCTGTGGCGAGGCACGACCTGATCAGGCCGAGCGACGCTCGCGGCCAGCGTCGTTGGCAGCGCGGGTCGGCATGCCGTTGACGAGGTTGGAGCGCACATCCGTGCGGGCAGACCGCATGGCGGGCATGAAGCCGGCTTCCACGAGGTCAACGGAGACATCATAGCCACGCTCGGCCCAGTAGGCTTCAATGCGGGCTTTCAGACGACGCGCACCCTCGGGCGTGCACAGATCATTACTCATGAACAAAACCTCCTGCTCGACCGAAGCTCTCCTCGGCCGGGAATTGCGTCCAATCGGGTTGATTGACGGACCGACCACGACGGCCGAATTCCAGCTTGGTGGAGGCTGATATAGGGACCAGCTGCATATGACGAGACCATGACGGTGTGGCAAGTTGTCGCACTTGGGGCGTGACCCATCTGCGCTTCAACTTCCACATGTGGTTGACCGGGCAGAAGTGCCTGCTTATACGCTCGCTTTCCGGAAACACCGGGCGATTAGCTCAGCGGGAGAGCACCTCGTTCACACCGAGGGGGTCACTGGTTCAATCCCAGTATCGCCCACCATTTCCACAAATCTCCTTGTTCAGATGATACCGCTACAGACGCAGCAGGCGACTCACCTGGCCGATTCCCGCGTCTTTTGACGGGCGGCCTCGCCCGGTGCGGCGCGATGGCGCACAAGAAACCTGCAACCCATTCTTGCGAAACATTCTCATTAGTGAGAGGACTTCATCCGATCAATAAGATTGGGTGAGAGATGAAATCCGTGAAATTCCTCGTACTCGCCGCCAGCGCGACGCTGGCTGCCTGTTCGCAACCGGTGACCGATGAGAGCAGCGATGCTGCGCGCGTCGTGAATGTCTACAGTGCGCGCCACTATGCCAGTGATGACGCCATCTACGCCGCCTTCACGGAACAGACCGGCATCGCCGTCAATGTGGTCGCTGCCGGTGGCGACCAGCTGATCGAACGCGTCCGCGCCGATGGCGAGCGCAGCCCCGCCGATGTCATCATCACGGTCGACGCCGCCCGCCTGCACCGCGCCGAACAGGCCGGGCTGTTTGCCGAGACCGATTTCAGCGACCTGACCAGCACCGTGCCGGCCAATCTCATCGACCCTCAGGGCTATTGGGTATCGATGGCAAAACGGGCCCGCGTGATCGCCTACTCGAATACCCGCGTTCAGCCCGGCGAGATCGAGACCTATGAAGACCTTGCCGACCCTCGCTGGCGCGGCCGTATCTGCGTGCGCGAGAGCGGCAATGCCTACAACCAGTCCCTGCTCGCCTCGATCGTCGCCCGCTCGGGCGAAGAGGCGGCCCAGGCCTGGGCCCAGGGCATTGTCGACAACATGGCACGCGCCCCGCAGGGCGGCGACATCACCCAGATCCAGGGCATCGCCGCCGGCGAATGCGACGTCGCCATCGTCAACCATTATTACTATGCGCTGATGGTCAATTCCGACGAGCCGGCGCGCCAGGCCGCTGCCGCTGCCGTGACCCTCTTCTTCCCGAACCAGGAAACGTCAGGCGCCCATATCAACGTGTCCGGGGCCGGCATCGCCGCCAATGCTCCGCACCCGGACGAGGCCCGCGCGCTGATCGACTTCTTCTTCACCGACGAGGCCCAGCGGATGTTCGCCGAGCTGAGCAACGAGATTCCGGTGAATGCCGACGCCTCATGGGACAATCCGACGCTCGACGCCATGCTGCCTTTCGTCGAGGACAGCCGGAATGTCTCCGAGCTCGGCGACCATAACGAGACCGCCCAGCGCATCTTCGACCGGGTCGGCTGGCAATAGGCATGCAGGCGGCGGCGCGCTCCCTCTATCGCCAGCTGCCGGGCCGTGCGCTCGGCCTGGCCATACTGGCCGCCGCCATTTGCGCGGCCCCGGTGATTGCCGTCGCCTGGATCGCCCTGACCGGCGAGACCGGTGACTATCTGCGCCATCTCGCCGGGACCCGCCTCGCCACCTACCTGACCACCTCCGCCGTCGTGGCCCTGATCGCGGCAACCGGCGCCGGCGTGATCGGCACCGGCCTGGGCTGGCTGATTGCGCGCACCGCGTTCTTCGGCCGCAAGACCCTGGCCTGGGTCCTGATCCTGCCGCTGGCGGTCCCCGCCTATGTCGCCGCCTACGCCTGGCTCGATCTCAGCCATGCCGGCGGCCCCCTGCACGCGATGACCGGCGGGCTGTTTCCGACCATCCGCGGCAGCTGGGGCTCCGGGCTGATGTTCGCCCTGGTCCTTTACCCCTATGTCTACCTGCTCGCCCGCGACACCTTTGCCGGCCAGTCGGCAGACGCCTACAACGCCGCGAGGACGCTCGGTGCCGGGCCCTTCACCGCTTTCTGGCGCACCTCCCTGCCAATGGCTCGCCCGGCGATCGCGGCCGGTCTGGCCCTGGTCGTGATGGAAAGCCTCGCCGACTACGGCACCGTCTCGCATCTTGGCGCACCGACCCTGTCAATCGGACTGATCCGCGCCTGGAGCGGGGCCGGCTCGCTCGTCGATGCGGCCCGCCTGTCCCTCGTTCTCGTGCTGATCGCGATCTTCATTTTCGGCCTGGAGCGCGCTCAGCGCAGCCGCGCCCGCAGCGTCAATGCTGCCGGACGTCACAAACCCGCGCCCCGCCACCCGCTCCACGGTGCCGTCGCGCTCGCCGCTCTCGCCGCCTGCCTTATTCCGCTGGTGCTCGGCATGGTCATCCCGCTTGGACGCCTCGCCTGGCTGGCCCTGCGGACCGAGACCGCCTCGGGCCTCGCCGCTGCCAGCCTGCACAGCCTGACCCTGGCCGGCAGCACTGCGCTGATCGCTGCCGGGCTCGGCCTTGCCACCGCTTACGCCCTGCGCAGCCGGACCGCGATCGCCACCCTCGCCGCACGGGCTGCCGGGCTGGGCTATGCCGTGCCGGGCGCTGTCGCCGCGGTAGGGGTCATCGCCCTTCTGTCAGGGACGCAGGCGCTGATCGATCCGGCCTGGCGGCAGCTCACCGGCGATGTCTTCCCCATCCTGCTCACCGGTACCGGTGCGGCGCTGGTCTTTGCCTACCTGTCGCGTTTTGCTGCGGCTGCAATCAGCCCCGCCGAAACAGCGCTGGCACGGGTCACCCCCTCGCTCGACGGCGCCGCGCGCACGCTGGGTGCCCGTCGCGGCCGGCGGGTCTGGCGCATTCACTGGCCACTGATTGCCGCCGGCGTGACCTCGGCAGGCCTGCTGGTCTTCGTCGAAGTGCTCAAGGAATTGCCGGCGACCATGATCCTTCGCCCGTTCAACTACGACACGCTGGCCATAATCGCGCATAATTTCGCGACCGATGAGCGTCTCGGCGAGGCGGCCCTGCCCTCCCTCCTGATTCCGCTGGTCGCCCTGCTTCCCATGATCTTCGTGGCCCGCTACCTATCGCGGCAGGATCACTAGAACGCCTTTTCGGGGAGCCGCATGGCGGACACGCGTACAGTGTTGAGCATTCGCGGGGCGGAACGCCGCTATCGCGCTGACCACGCCGCACTCGCCGGCGCGGATCTCGACCTGCATGC
This window contains:
- a CDS encoding HAD hydrolase-like protein, which encodes MLDPRDVALFADAAIAFDLDGTLVDTAPDLLRALNAVIQPRGLEAVELHAVRAMVGRGARALLERAHAAQSRTLADPDDAVAEFIEIYRSDVAAHSRPFDGVEETLAWLKAQGSRLSVCTNKPSVLSDMLIGELGLSGYFDRIIGPERTTAKKPAADHLFDALGSGYGRAALVGDSEPDVASAAAAGLPSIVMSYGYSERPADSLGAGRVIHSFSDVPLALAGLWRGTT
- a CDS encoding extracellular solute-binding protein, with amino-acid sequence MKSVKFLVLAASATLAACSQPVTDESSDAARVVNVYSARHYASDDAIYAAFTEQTGIAVNVVAAGGDQLIERVRADGERSPADVIITVDAARLHRAEQAGLFAETDFSDLTSTVPANLIDPQGYWVSMAKRARVIAYSNTRVQPGEIETYEDLADPRWRGRICVRESGNAYNQSLLASIVARSGEEAAQAWAQGIVDNMARAPQGGDITQIQGIAAGECDVAIVNHYYYALMVNSDEPARQAAAAAVTLFFPNQETSGAHINVSGAGIAANAPHPDEARALIDFFFTDEAQRMFAELSNEIPVNADASWDNPTLDAMLPFVEDSRNVSELGDHNETAQRIFDRVGWQ
- a CDS encoding ABC transporter permease, with the protein product MQAAARSLYRQLPGRALGLAILAAAICAAPVIAVAWIALTGETGDYLRHLAGTRLATYLTTSAVVALIAATGAGVIGTGLGWLIARTAFFGRKTLAWVLILPLAVPAYVAAYAWLDLSHAGGPLHAMTGGLFPTIRGSWGSGLMFALVLYPYVYLLARDTFAGQSADAYNAARTLGAGPFTAFWRTSLPMARPAIAAGLALVVMESLADYGTVSHLGAPTLSIGLIRAWSGAGSLVDAARLSLVLVLIAIFIFGLERAQRSRARSVNAAGRHKPAPRHPLHGAVALAALAACLIPLVLGMVIPLGRLAWLALRTETASGLAAASLHSLTLAGSTALIAAGLGLATAYALRSRTAIATLAARAAGLGYAVPGAVAAVGVIALLSGTQALIDPAWRQLTGDVFPILLTGTGAALVFAYLSRFAAAAISPAETALARVTPSLDGAARTLGARRGRRVWRIHWPLIAAGVTSAGLLVFVEVLKELPATMILRPFNYDTLAIIAHNFATDERLGEAALPSLLIPLVALLPMIFVARYLSRQDH